The Candidatus Desulfofervidus auxilii DNA segment AATTAATGCCTATCTTAGACAAGAAATGGAAGAAAAGGTTTCTTTGAAAGAAAGTGTAGAACAGTTAAAAGCACTATTTGGTTAAAATCATGTATAAATTTAAATTAGAGCCTGTGCTTAAATTCAAAAAGCAATTAGAGGAAATGGCCCAAATAGAGTTTTATAAAAAAATAAAAGAATTGGAAGAGAAACTTTCAGTCCTCAGTAAATTGAAAGCTGAAAAGGAATATTTTATTGAAAAAATGGAGCTTCTTGAAACACAAGAAATCAACTTTCAAGATTACTTAATCTATAAAAATTATATTAATTTGCTTTCAAACAGGATTGAAGAATGCCAAAAAATAATAAAAAAATT contains these protein-coding regions:
- the fliJ gene encoding flagellar export protein FliJ — protein: MYKFKLEPVLKFKKQLEEMAQIEFYKKIKELEEKLSVLSKLKAEKEYFIEKMELLETQEINFQDYLIYKNYINLLSNRIEECQKIIKKFLEEIEKKRAELIAYYKERKILQRLDEQQRIVYEREMKMLENKFCDEINTICYNHESIKKII